One uncultured Carboxylicivirga sp. genomic window, AGGAAATATTGAGCGGTAAATAAATGTTAACATACCTAATATTAGACCTGCTATCATAGCTGTTAGAAATGGCAGGATGCTATCATATTGTATATGACTAAAGGCAAATATTAAAGATGATAAAAGAAGAGATATGTTATTGTTGCTTATCGTTTTAATATGTAAACCTATTACACCTCTATACATTGTTTCTTCGCAAATAGAAATTATCAAAGCTAAAATCAAATAAAAAGGAATGGTTTTATATTCAAAATTATACTCTTTTTTGAAACCTATTATTTCTAAATGAAAGCTGATAAATACAATAAAAACGAATAAAGTGCTAATTAATATAAAGTATTTAAGAAATAATAATAATTGTCTTTTAGTAATTCTAAAATATTTCAAATAAATATGTAAGATCTTTAAATGTAGAAAAGTAAAAATTATTACACCAATAAACTCAAAGCTTTTAGAAATTAGGAGTACAACATATTGATTTGTTATGTTTATAGCATATTTTGCAAGAATATAACCTATCCCACCGATTATTGATGCCCAAATAATTAATTGGATTAGGTACAGTATCAAGTCTAGAATTTTTTTTGACATTTGATTCTATATATTGCATATTTTTGAATAGGGTAGCATTAAATATAAAGTAATACTACCCTTTATCAGTCTAAATGATTTTTACTTTTGAGTTGAGATCACAGCTTCTGCCCCGGCAAACATGCCACTATTGAAATCATCAGGATTGTCAATTGCATCAATTATTGCAGAAATTAGTATGCCAACTAAAATATTACCACCATTAATTACAGATAATTCAGTTTTATTTAACTGCTGTATTTCAATTGTGTCTTTCATCATATTTATATTTTAAATATTAACGTAAAGGACTGTAATATGGGTTGTCAGTTAGCGTATAATAATAGTTGCCGTCAACATATGCAACAGCCATCGCTCCACCAACTATAGCTCCTAATATCTCTGCAAGAATACCTCCTCCATCAGTTTTCTGCATTTCCATAGTATTCAATTCCTGAACACCTAACTCATTTAAATTCTTCATTACACAAAATTTTAAGTTAATAAAATGTTTAATTTTGTGCCGACTACGGTCAGCATCCCGGTGAAGTGAAAGTTGCAAGCTTATTCATCGGGATTGTTTGTAACGCTACATTAACAATATTAAAATATCTCAGTCTCATTTTTTGAGATTATTATATTATTGGCTAATTTTTTTAGGATTTTAAATCCACCATTTATTTTTTGTTGCTCCTGCTCCTGAAGTTCTTTTATATAGAAACCACAATAAAAGGATACATATGTGGTATATATGTAGCTTTGATCAACAACACTATATTCAATTGGAGCACCCAATTCTTTCATAACATCAAGTATACGATGAAGCGATGCCTTTGATATTTCCATACGTTCAGATAACTCATTGGGAGTCCCGGTTGCCCTTCGTTTAATTAACATATGGATACGTTCCATAGATTCAATGGTTCTTGATAGTTTTGACATAATACCTGGATTGTAGTTGTTTTATATATTAATGTTTTAGATGTTTGTTGGTATATTACTTTTTATATTAGGCATCTGTTTAGACCACATACTAAAGTATTTGCCATGTTTTTCAAATAATTGATAATGGTTGCCTTCTTCAATTACCTTCCCATTTTCAAGCACAACAATTTTATCAGCATTCATAACTGTACTTAAACGGTGGGCAATCAGGATGATAGTTTTACCTTGTTTTGTAAACTCGTCTATCGTTGTTTGTACATAATTTTCAGATTCTGAATCGAGCGAAGAGGTTGCTTCGTCAAGTATTAATACTTCCGGTTCTCGATATAATGCTCTTGCTATAGCCAATCGTTGTTTTTGTCCACCACTTAAGATGGCTCCATTTTCACCCAGGTATGTATTAAATCCATTGGGTAGACCTTCAATAAACTTCAGTATCCCCAGTTGATTGCACACTTCCAGTATCTTTTCTATGTCAGGTTGGAATTCACCTACAGCTATATTTTCAATGACATTACCAGCAAATAAACTGAGCTTTTGAGGCACTGTTGCTATCAATTTTCTGAGACTCTCGGTATGATAATAATTAATGTTGTGCTTTCCTATTGTAATACTACCATCATTTGAAGGATATAGTTTTTGAATTAACGCTGCTAAAGTAGTTTTGCCTGATCCGCTTTCTCCTATAACAGCCGTTATATGCCCCTGTGGTATCGTAAGTGAGAAATTTTCGAATACATCTGTGCGAGTGCCATAACTAAATGTGACTTTATCGAATCTTATATCTCCAATTAATTCTTTTCTCAGTTCAATTTTATTTTCTTCTGATTCACGTTCCAGATCCATGATCTCGAATAATCGGTTAGCAGCAATCAAGGCATTCTGAACTGTTTTATTCATACCAATAAGTCCGGCAGCAGGAGAAGTAAAATATCCTATGATTGCGTAAAATGACAATAGTTCTCCGGGAGTTATGGATTGATCAATCACAAAAGATGAACCTACCCATAATAAGATGATAGTAAATAAACGGCTTAAAAATTCTGAAGAATTTGCCGAAAAAACAGTGTTTAAACCTGATTTATAAACAGTCTTTAATAAGGTGATAAATCGGGTTTCTGTTTTGAAATTGGTAAAATCTTCTAATCCAAATTGTTTAATTGTTTTCATTGAATTAAGAGATTCTACAAGTTGACTCTCAAGCTCTGCTGCATTTTCCATTACTTTTCGTTCCTGCTTTTTATTTAGTTTATTCGCAATAAAATAGGTTAGGGTATAAAGAGGTATAATAATGGCCATTAGCATTGCCAGTTTCCAACTATAAATAAACATCAGAAAAAACGAGAAAAGTACAATGAAAATATTAACCACTAAGGCTACACTGGTATCGTTAATAAAAGCTCTTATTTTAACAGCATCGTTAATTCGTGAAATGATCTCACCCACCCGCATAGTATCAAAAAAACGTTGAGGAAGTCGCAATAAGTGTTTATAATACCCCAAAATCAGGTGGGCATCAATCTTTTGTCCGGTGCGTAACATCAGAATAGTTTTGGACGCTCCAATAAATATTTGAAACATCAGCAGTATAATCATTCCGAGGCTTAACAGATTAAGAAGATTTGTATTTCCGTCAACTAAAACATAATCCGTTATTTTCTGAATATATATGGATGTTGATAATCCTATAAGAGTATAAATCAATGCTCCTGTTAGGGCCTGAATAATCATACTTTTATGTGGTTTTAGCAGGAAAATGAAACGTTTTAAATTGGAAACCTTTTCATTTCGGGAAACAAAATCATCACTTGGGGCAAATAAGACCAGAACACCCGACCATTTATTTTCAAATTCTAATATGGATTCTTTGTGATACTTTCCATCACCTGGATCCATATACTCAATCACTTTGTCTTTTACCTTATAAATGACAAGATAATGGTGAAGTGCTTTATTTATAATAACATGAGCAATTGCTGGTAACGGGATTTTAGGCAGGGCATCAATACTACCTTTTACTCCTTTAGCTGTAAATCCCATTTTCTCGGCAGCGAGTATTAGGCCTAATACATTGGTCCCTTTTTTATCTGTACCGGCCATTTGCCTGATACGTGATACAGGAAGTTTTAATTTATAATGCCCTGCTATAGATGCAAGACATGCTGCTCCGCAATCAGTAATATCCCGTTGTTTTACTTTCATTTCAAATACTTCTTTTTACTGATAAAACAATCTTTTTATTCTGGTTAATTGGTCGTATCTATTAATGAGGGATTAAACCAGTCATCTACCTTGTCAAACAAAAGTTGAAATAATGTTCTGTTGGTGATCACAAAACGACCGGTGAGTGACATTCCCTTTTTCAAGTATCCTTTTTTACCGGTTTTCAATTGTAAATAATTGACTGGTAATTGACATCTGACTTTGAAAACTGGATTGTTGTTTATAATAATGACATCTTTAGAGACAGAAGTGACAATACCTTGTAATAATCCCCATTGATTATAATTAAATGCGTCCAGTTCAATGCGAACTTTCTGATTGGTATGAATAAAACCAATATCATCAGGATTTATATAGCATTCTGCTATTAAAGAATCTATTGGGGAAATGACTGCCAGCATTTGTCCCGGTGTTATAAAACTACCTTTTTGTATACCGGCTACCTGAGTTATGTTGCCTGTTGTGGGTGCTGTAATTACATACTGAGAACATTCTTTATAAAGTCTGTTTATTGAAGACAGAAGTTGAATATTATCTAATTCAATTTTTGTTTTCTCCGATTGCCAGTTGTTTTTCATTTGATTTTTGTAAACATTAAGTTGAGAAACAGCTGTTTTGTAATTATTTTTCTTCTGTAAATACTCCATTCTGGCAATTACTTGTTCTTTATATAGTTGTTCTGATATATCGAACTCTTTCTTATGCATATCTATGTTAATTTGCATTTCATTGACTTTAGCTAAATAATGGGTAAGTTCAATCTCATATTTTGCACATTTAGCCGTTTTTCTATTATTAATTAAATCCAGCAAATCCAGGGCAAAACAATTGTTTTCATTTAACTGCTTTTTTAATAGTTCTATTTGTTCATTTATTTCGTCAGTCACTAGCAATAGTAAGGTGTCACCTTTAATAACATTTTTACCATCTATTAAATTCATATAGTCTACTTGACCGGACAAAGCACTTTGAATCTGGCTACTTTCAGAAGGTGTTCGAATTACTCCGCGACTTTGCGTTGTTATATTGACTGAAATCAACGGTAATGCTATAATTATTGTAATTAAGAGGATTACTATTGATATGTATATCTTTTTAAATGGCTTGTTGTGTTGATTAAAGTGCATTTCTACTGAATGATTAATAACCTCAGGTGGAAAAATTATTTTCATTTTCTAGAGATAATAATATTACTTACTACATTTTCATTAATCGTATATTTGTTGAATTGATAAAAAATTAATTGTTTTACAATTAAGCAAAATCCAATAAATACAATTAGGAATCAAATTTATCAATCATCAAATCACCTTAGTAATTACATGTACTGCGCCCGAATGCAAGTAAAGTCATGTATAAATGATAATGATAAAAATCTCAATTCAATAATAAAAGATATTTATTATTTTAATAATTGTCAAGTCAAGTAATTATTTTTCTTTTGTTAATATTATATTGAAAATATAACAATTGACTTTATAATAATGTAGTCATCTAATATCTATTAGTCAAAATGTCTAATCGTCTATAATTTCTGATGTTTTTGAGAAAAGGCAGCTTTTGTTTATTTTGCTTAAATTAAAATCACCTGAATTTATGAACAGATCCCAAATATTAAAGTCTAAGTTATTTTTTTGCTTTCTTTTTATTACGCTTCAATTTAACATTGCTCAGAAGGTCGGACTTCCTGAAATTGAATACTTTAACAGGCGGCAATATGGAGGTGGAACTCAAAACTGGGGAATAACACAAAACCAAAACGACCTTCAGTATTTTGCAAATAATGATGGAGTTATAGAGTTTGATGGAGTAAACTGGCAACTTCATAAAGAAGGTTCTCCTTTTGTAGTTAGGAGTATTAAAGCAATTGGAGATCGAATTTATGTAGGTTTATTTAATCAAATTGGTTATTATCAATACGATGATTCATTGCGTCACCTTACTTTTCATTCTTACCCTCTGAATAATGATTTGCAGCAGAGTGGTGATTTTTGGAATATACATTATTGGAACAATAAGATGGTATTTCAATCAGAGAATGTTTTGTGTATATATTCTGATGATCACTTGGTTTCAGCTATTCATGCAACATCTCGTTTTTCATCTTCTTATCTGGCCAATGGTTTGTTACTTGTTCATGAAGAAAATCAAGGACTAATGGAAGTTCGGGGTGACAAAGCATATCGTGTCGCAGGTGGGCAGATTTTTAAAGACAAAATGATTAACGCTATAATACCAATATCGGATGATAAAATCATTATTGGAACAATGAATGATGGGTTGTTCATCTGGGATATGAACAGTATTAAACCTTGGGAAGTAAGTGCAAACCCAATGCTTATTAAATCAAATATCTTTTGTGCTGCTAAATATAAAGAAGATCTTATTGTGTTTGGAACAATTCAAAGCGGCTTTGTTATTGTTGATAACGGTGGTGAAATTGTTATGCATGTTGATAAAGATAAAGGTTTAAAGAATAATACTGTTTTGAGTGTTTTTGTTGATAAAGAGGGGAACATATGGGGAGGGTTGGATAATGGAATTGTCCGACTTAACTTTAATACTAGCGTCACCTTTTTACAAGGGTACTATGATATAGGTACAGGTTATATTATGAAAAAATATGGTGGCCAATATTATATGGGTACCAATCAGGCCTTATTTACAATCGATGAAAAATCATTACATGATCCATTAAAAACCAGATCGAATTTTAAGAAAATTGAAAATTCCGAGGGGCAGGTGTGGAGCTTATTTAAAGATGATGATCAAATCTTATGTGGCCACAATCTGGGTGTGTTTGATATTAATGATGGCCATGCAAAACAAATAACTCCTGCAATCATTAGAGGAGCATGGCTTTTTCGACCGGTTTATAATAAAGATAATTTGATGGTTGTTGGTACCTATAATGGTTTGCTCTTAATGGAAAAAGTAAGTGGAAAATGGAGATATAAATGGAAAATTGAGGATTTTGAAACTTCATCACGATTTATGGAATGGGATGAGCATGGTAATCTTTGGATTACTAATGGCTATGAAGGTGTATATAAAATCAGGTTTGATGAAAAATTTCGAAGCGTAGTAGATGCTGAAAAATTTTCCTTTGATTTCATTGATGCTAATTCTACTGATTTTATTGTGACAAAAGTTGATAATGAATGTCTGTTCATTGGAAATCAAGGAATGTATAAATGGGCTGGAGAAACTAAGTCATTTGAAAGATATACTAAATGGGATCAGTTTTTCGAAAGAGATAATTTTCCAAAATCAATTTACTTGGATGACTATAATAACTTGTGGTATTTTCATTATGGGATGGTTGGTGTTTTAAGGCACATGGAGGATGCCAGTTATAAAAAAGTTGATTTCCCGTTCAAAGTACTACAAAATAAATTGGTTAATAGTTTTGAATCAATTTTTATTCCCAACAATAAGGAGACATTTTTTGGAATTGAAGATGGTTTTGCTCATTATCTGGTGGATGAGGTTAGGAATTATCGTAAACCATTCAAAATCAATATTAGGTCTTTCAAAGGTGTAACAGATACGATACCCTATTTATTAAATCAATCTGATGAAATTAGAAATGAACAGCCCGTAATTCCTGTTTATGATTTCAAAGATAATTCGTTTACAGTGCAGTATGCTGCGACATATTTTGAGGATGATGAAATTGAATATTCTTCATATCTAAAAGGCGTAGATAATTCCTTTACGCCATGGTCGGGTAGAACAATGAGAGAATTCACAAAATTAAAGGAGGGAAAATATGATTTTACTGTTAAAGCAAGGAATCGATATAATGTGCAAACAAGCCAAATCACATTCTCATTTATTGTAAACCCTCCATGGTTCAGAACCATGACTGCACGTGTTATCTATTTAATTCTCATTTTAATAATTACTTACCTGGTATTCTTAATTTTCAATAAAAGGCTTGAGATAAGCAAAACAAAGGAAAAGCTTAAGCAAAGAGAAATTTTTAAAGAAAAGGAAGAGAGTTTGATGCGGGAAGCCTTAAATGCAGAGAAAGAGATGATTAAATTACGAAATGAGAAGCTACGTAATGAAATGGTTCATAAAGAGAAAGAATTGGCTAATTCAACGATGAATATAATTCGTAAAAATGAATTTTTAGGAACGTTAAAATTACAATTGAAGAAATTAAGGAGCATCAATGATAAATCAGAATTGGAAAGTAAAATTCTAAATCTGATAAGACGGATTGATAAGGATATTGATAGTGAAAGTTATTGGGAAGTTTTTGAAATGCATCTTGAGCAGGTGCATGAAGCCTTCTTAGATCGATTAAAAGAAATACATCCGGATTTAACACCACGTGAACTAAAATTAGCTGCCTATATAAGAATGGGGATGAGTTCCAAGGAAATTGCATCCTTGATGAATATTTCAGCCAGGGCAGTGGAAAATAACAGATATAAGCTACGACAAAAGTTAAATATTAGTCAGGGAGAAAATTTAGGTCGTTACATTACTAATTTGTAAGTTGGTTATAAATTGTAAGCGTTTTAAAAGTTAATAAATGTGAATATTGTTATAATGTTTCAGAAGTACAAAATGAGTTGTATGTGTGAGTTAAAAAATGTAAATATGTAATTTTAAAGTATTGATATATAATAAAAAAGATATATAAAAGTGAGTTTTTAGTGAGGTTAAAATGAGGGTATAGTGAATAAATAATGTATAGAACTATTAGGGAAAATTAACAAATGCTTCTAGTTTTGGAAAAGTTTTTATCATTAAACCCAAGTAATTATGAAACATCTGTTAGGGATTTTCCTTCTCTTTCTGACTTTAATAAGTAGTCAGGCACAAGAAATGACCGTTACTGGTAAGGTAACAGACGCGTCAGATGGTATGCCAATACCAGGCGTAAGTGTCGTTGTTAAAGGTACTACAGTTGGTACTATTACCACAATTGAAGGTACATATTCATTAGTTGTTAATCAGGGCGACCAATTAGTGTTTTCATTTGTCGGTATGACAAATCAGGAAATTATAGTAGATCGCGAAGTTATTAATGTTGTAATGGAATCCGATGTTACAGACCTGGATGAGGTTGTAGTAGTTGGATATGGTGTTCAGAAAAAAGCTTTAGTAACAGGAGCAAATGCCAATGTAAAAGGTGAGGCATTAGCTGAATTAAAAACCTCTAATGCAATGGAGGCGTTACAAGGTTTGGCCGCTGGTGTTAATATTACCAGAAATAATGGTTCTCCAGGAGCTGGAACAAAAGTTACAATTCGTGGTGCCGGTACAATTGGCAGTTCTGCACCTTTATATATTGTTGATGGTGTTGCTGTTGGTAATATTGATTATTTGAGTCCATCAGACATTGAGTCATTGGATGTATTAAAAGATGCTGCTTCTGCAGCAATTTATGGATCAAGAGCTGCAAATGGTGTTATCCTCGTAACTACTAAAAAAGGTAAAAAAGGTGCAAAACCACAAATTACCTATGACGGGTTTTACGGAGTGCAGAATATTTATAAAACACTTCCGGTTCTTAATGCTCAGGAGTATATGTATATTATGGACGAAGCTCGTTCAAATGAAGGTTTAGAATTGTTCGACTGGGAAGATATGATTGTAAATACAAACTATTTCCTAGATGATCAGGCTGAGTTCCCTGGTAACGTTGATTTGGGAAAACAGTATGGGCAATATGTTTGGGATAAACTTCAAAATGGCTGGGAAGGAACCAACTGGATTGAAGAAATCACTAAGGATAATGCGCCAGTACAAAGTCATTCTATAAATATTGCTGGTGCTTCTGAAGATGTTATGTATTCAGGAGGTTTCTCATACTTTGATCAGTCAGGTATTTTAGGAGGTGACATTAGTGATGCGGGTTATAAAAGAATAACAGGTCGATTAAATACAGAGTTTGTTTTAATCAAAAATAGCCGTTTCGATATACTTAAAGCTGGTGAAAATTTCACATATACCAATACCGAAAACAGATCAGTTGCCACTGGTAATATTTATTGGAATGATTTGCACAATGCATTGGTAACAAATCCAATTTTGCCGGTTTATTATGACAATATAAATATTAACCATTTAACCGGTGGATATGCTCCAACATTAGAGTTTGACGGTCGTTCAGTTGGACAGAATAACCCAGTTGCTCAAATGTATTATAGAAATAATTTTAACTGGGGAAAAGGTAATAATATAGTAGGTAATGTTTATGCTGAATTACAGCCTATAGCAAATTTAAGAATTCGTTCTTCTTTTGGTGTTGATTCTTGGTTTGGACACAGTCGTTCATGGTCTCCTACTTATAAATTAGGTAAATTATATCAAAATTCAATTGATGGAGCTCAAATGGATATGTACCAAGGAGTAAATTATATTTTCACTAATACAGCCACTTATGATTTTAGTGTAAGTAAACATAAATTTACTGTGTTAGCTGGTACAGAAATGTTAAAAAATCAATTGAACTTTAATGTTGGTGGACAAAAAAGAACTACTCTTTTTGGAGATCCAACATACGCATACATAGATAATACAAATAATCCTGAAACGGTTAGTGAAGTTGGCACATGGGGTAAAGATTGGGCTGCTCAGGGAGGAGGCTTAATGTCATATATGGGACGTATTTCTTATAACTTCAATGAGAAGTACATGGTTGACGTTACAATGCGCGCTGATGGCTCATCAAACTTTGCTCCAGATAAACGTTGGGGATATTTCCCATCTGTATCTGCGGGTTGGAACTTTACTGAAGAAGAATTTATGAATCTTGAATTTATGAATTATGGTAAGTTACGAGCCAGTTGGGGGCAAAATGGTAATCAGGCCATAGATAATTTTGTTTACAGTTCTAATATTGCTTATAGATCACAAGGATATTATTTTGGTCCTAACAAAGAGATTCCTCAACAAGCAGCAGTGCCTGCCAATGTGCCTAACCCTGATGTAACATGGGAAACATCTGAACAGTTAAATATTGGTTTGGATGCCAGATTTTTAGATTCCAGATTAGGTTTAACATTTGACTGGTACAAGAAAACCACTATAGACTGGTTGGTTGATGCTCCTATCTTAGGAACCTTTGGAGCAGGAGCTCCATACATTAATGGTGGTGATGTTGAGAACAAGGGATATGAAATTGTTTTGTCATGGAACGATCGCATTTCTGATTTTAAATACGGGGTAACTTTAACTGGAGCATACAATAAAAATAAAGTAACAAAATTAGCAAACGCTGAAGGAATTATTAATGGTGATGCACATGTACTATCACAAGGTACTTCCTATGTTTCACGTGTACAAGAAGGTTTCCCTATTGGGTACTTTTACGGCTACCAAACAAACGGTTTATTCCAGAATCAGACTGATGTTGATAACTATGTTACTGCAGATGGTACT contains:
- a CDS encoding TonB-dependent receptor, whose protein sequence is MKHLLGIFLLFLTLISSQAQEMTVTGKVTDASDGMPIPGVSVVVKGTTVGTITTIEGTYSLVVNQGDQLVFSFVGMTNQEIIVDREVINVVMESDVTDLDEVVVVGYGVQKKALVTGANANVKGEALAELKTSNAMEALQGLAAGVNITRNNGSPGAGTKVTIRGAGTIGSSAPLYIVDGVAVGNIDYLSPSDIESLDVLKDAASAAIYGSRAANGVILVTTKKGKKGAKPQITYDGFYGVQNIYKTLPVLNAQEYMYIMDEARSNEGLELFDWEDMIVNTNYFLDDQAEFPGNVDLGKQYGQYVWDKLQNGWEGTNWIEEITKDNAPVQSHSINIAGASEDVMYSGGFSYFDQSGILGGDISDAGYKRITGRLNTEFVLIKNSRFDILKAGENFTYTNTENRSVATGNIYWNDLHNALVTNPILPVYYDNININHLTGGYAPTLEFDGRSVGQNNPVAQMYYRNNFNWGKGNNIVGNVYAELQPIANLRIRSSFGVDSWFGHSRSWSPTYKLGKLYQNSIDGAQMDMYQGVNYIFTNTATYDFSVSKHKFTVLAGTEMLKNQLNFNVGGQKRTTLFGDPTYAYIDNTNNPETVSEVGTWGKDWAAQGGGLMSYMGRISYNFNEKYMVDVTMRADGSSNFAPDKRWGYFPSVSAGWNFTEEEFMNLEFMNYGKLRASWGQNGNQAIDNFVYSSNIAYRSQGYYFGPNKEIPQQAAVPANVPNPDVTWETSEQLNIGLDARFLDSRLGLTFDWYKKTTIDWLVDAPILGTFGAGAPYINGGDVENKGYEIVLSWNDRISDFKYGVTLTGAYNKNKVTKLANAEGIINGDAHVLSQGTSYVSRVQEGFPIGYFYGYQTNGLFQNQTDVDNYVTADGTPIVIADEADTPRKPGDVWFVDQNGDGVINEEDKVMLGKPMPDFEMGIQLSAEYKGFYVNTTLAGKMGLQVMQSYRSFSDNLTQNYTTQVFGRWHGEGTSNKIPRLTYNSTSNNQLISDIYMHDADYLRVSNLTFGYKFDKLLQDVEWVRSANLYVSVNNLYTFTKYDGMDPEVGYAPNSWGSGIDLGLYPLPRTVMFGVNVTF
- a CDS encoding helix-turn-helix domain-containing protein yields the protein MSKLSRTIESMERIHMLIKRRATGTPNELSERMEISKASLHRILDVMKELGAPIEYSVVDQSYIYTTYVSFYCGFYIKELQEQEQQKINGGFKILKKLANNIIISKNETEIF
- a CDS encoding peptidase domain-containing ABC transporter, with the translated sequence MKVKQRDITDCGAACLASIAGHYKLKLPVSRIRQMAGTDKKGTNVLGLILAAEKMGFTAKGVKGSIDALPKIPLPAIAHVIINKALHHYLVIYKVKDKVIEYMDPGDGKYHKESILEFENKWSGVLVLFAPSDDFVSRNEKVSNLKRFIFLLKPHKSMIIQALTGALIYTLIGLSTSIYIQKITDYVLVDGNTNLLNLLSLGMIILLMFQIFIGASKTILMLRTGQKIDAHLILGYYKHLLRLPQRFFDTMRVGEIISRINDAVKIRAFINDTSVALVVNIFIVLFSFFLMFIYSWKLAMLMAIIIPLYTLTYFIANKLNKKQERKVMENAAELESQLVESLNSMKTIKQFGLEDFTNFKTETRFITLLKTVYKSGLNTVFSANSSEFLSRLFTIILLWVGSSFVIDQSITPGELLSFYAIIGYFTSPAAGLIGMNKTVQNALIAANRLFEIMDLERESEENKIELRKELIGDIRFDKVTFSYGTRTDVFENFSLTIPQGHITAVIGESGSGKTTLAALIQKLYPSNDGSITIGKHNINYYHTESLRKLIATVPQKLSLFAGNVIENIAVGEFQPDIEKILEVCNQLGILKFIEGLPNGFNTYLGENGAILSGGQKQRLAIARALYREPEVLILDEATSSLDSESENYVQTTIDEFTKQGKTIILIAHRLSTVMNADKIVVLENGKVIEEGNHYQLFEKHGKYFSMWSKQMPNIKSNIPTNI
- a CDS encoding HlyD family efflux transporter periplasmic adaptor subunit; its protein translation is MKIIFPPEVINHSVEMHFNQHNKPFKKIYISIVILLITIIIALPLISVNITTQSRGVIRTPSESSQIQSALSGQVDYMNLIDGKNVIKGDTLLLLVTDEINEQIELLKKQLNENNCFALDLLDLINNRKTAKCAKYEIELTHYLAKVNEMQINIDMHKKEFDISEQLYKEQVIARMEYLQKKNNYKTAVSQLNVYKNQMKNNWQSEKTKIELDNIQLLSSINRLYKECSQYVITAPTTGNITQVAGIQKGSFITPGQMLAVISPIDSLIAECYINPDDIGFIHTNQKVRIELDAFNYNQWGLLQGIVTSVSKDVIIINNNPVFKVRCQLPVNYLQLKTGKKGYLKKGMSLTGRFVITNRTLFQLLFDKVDDWFNPSLIDTTN
- a CDS encoding type II CAAX endopeptidase family protein, producing MSKKILDLILYLIQLIIWASIIGGIGYILAKYAINITNQYVVLLISKSFEFIGVIIFTFLHLKILHIYLKYFRITKRQLLLFLKYFILISTLFVFIVFISFHLEIIGFKKEYNFEYKTIPFYLILALIISICEETMYRGVIGLHIKTISNNNISLLLSSLIFAFSHIQYDSILPFLTAMIAGLILGMLTFIYRSIFPAIAFHLGWDFSYFIFNDIFYIKIKYNNWGESFEIPQIILLTIVLSYLIYSFNRQSSLKK
- a CDS encoding LuxR C-terminal-related transcriptional regulator, with protein sequence MNRSQILKSKLFFCFLFITLQFNIAQKVGLPEIEYFNRRQYGGGTQNWGITQNQNDLQYFANNDGVIEFDGVNWQLHKEGSPFVVRSIKAIGDRIYVGLFNQIGYYQYDDSLRHLTFHSYPLNNDLQQSGDFWNIHYWNNKMVFQSENVLCIYSDDHLVSAIHATSRFSSSYLANGLLLVHEENQGLMEVRGDKAYRVAGGQIFKDKMINAIIPISDDKIIIGTMNDGLFIWDMNSIKPWEVSANPMLIKSNIFCAAKYKEDLIVFGTIQSGFVIVDNGGEIVMHVDKDKGLKNNTVLSVFVDKEGNIWGGLDNGIVRLNFNTSVTFLQGYYDIGTGYIMKKYGGQYYMGTNQALFTIDEKSLHDPLKTRSNFKKIENSEGQVWSLFKDDDQILCGHNLGVFDINDGHAKQITPAIIRGAWLFRPVYNKDNLMVVGTYNGLLLMEKVSGKWRYKWKIEDFETSSRFMEWDEHGNLWITNGYEGVYKIRFDEKFRSVVDAEKFSFDFIDANSTDFIVTKVDNECLFIGNQGMYKWAGETKSFERYTKWDQFFERDNFPKSIYLDDYNNLWYFHYGMVGVLRHMEDASYKKVDFPFKVLQNKLVNSFESIFIPNNKETFFGIEDGFAHYLVDEVRNYRKPFKINIRSFKGVTDTIPYLLNQSDEIRNEQPVIPVYDFKDNSFTVQYAATYFEDDEIEYSSYLKGVDNSFTPWSGRTMREFTKLKEGKYDFTVKARNRYNVQTSQITFSFIVNPPWFRTMTARVIYLILILIITYLVFLIFNKRLEISKTKEKLKQREIFKEKEESLMREALNAEKEMIKLRNEKLRNEMVHKEKELANSTMNIIRKNEFLGTLKLQLKKLRSINDKSELESKILNLIRRIDKDIDSESYWEVFEMHLEQVHEAFLDRLKEIHPDLTPRELKLAAYIRMGMSSKEIASLMNISARAVENNRYKLRQKLNISQGENLGRYITNL